A stretch of Apis cerana isolate GH-2021 linkage group LG1, AcerK_1.0, whole genome shotgun sequence DNA encodes these proteins:
- the LOC107994712 gene encoding transforming growth factor beta regulator 1 has product MTQAYDNYYSEFQKNAELQQNLKYKKKYRRLKRIIKDTVFENAALCDQVAQMQENLMLVKEERLFLLRKLCQQQGDIDPSTMIARSQSNSINTNTFNPECSTPKKTTKKRVSTDGSEPKNKAKRYNKTARKVVQLIPLDVHGRPIFPISLGDLTVYSLGEVVSDRIAYHTEDLIYPVGYCSTRVYANLRDVRTKSLYTCKILDGGSKPRFEIVSDNDLDQPLVGSTPDECHSKLLMAISPALRSITPKGADFFGISHPTIQNLIQSTPGTRKLAMYKQQRFEVSKNQPIERGTSPVMEEETDPGLGFAALHRHYALANSYRIKEEPSDNDLLALQELLS; this is encoded by the exons atgacTCAAGCTTATGATAACTATTATAGtgaatttcagaaaaatgcTGAGTTgcagcaaaatttaaaatataaaaaaaaatatcgaagattaAAAAGGATTATAAAAGATACAGTATTC gaAAATGCAGCATTATGTGATCAAGTTGCACAAATGCAAGAAAATCTTATGCttgtaaaagaagaaagattgtTTCTTTTACGTAAATTATGTCAACAACAAGGAGATATAGATCCTTCTACTATGATAGCTCGATCTCAATCAAACAGTATTAATACTAATACATTTAATCCAGAATGTTCCACACCTAAGAAAActacaaaaaaaagagtatCGACTGATGGCTcag aacCAAAAAATAAAGCTAAGCGTTATAATAAAACTGCAAGAAAAGTAGTTCAATTAATACCACTAGATGTCCATGGAAGACCTATATTTCCTATTTCTTTGGGTGATCTCACTGTTTATTCGCTTGGAGAAGTAGTATCAGACAGAATTGCTTATCATACTGAAGATCTCATTTATCCAGTAGGTTATTGCAGCACTAGAGTATATGCTAATTTAAGAGATGTAAGaacaaaaagtttatatacatgtaaaatattagatgGTGGATCAAAACCAAg ATTTGAAATTGTATCTGATAATGATCTAGATCAACCATTGGTTGGATCTACCCCTGATGAATgtcattctaaattattaatggcAATTTCTCCTGCACTTCGTTCAATAACGCCAAAAGGAGCtgatttttttggaatttcacATCCTACCATACAAAATCTTATTCAAAGCACACCTGGAACTCGTAAATTAGCTATGTACAAACAACAACGTTTTGAA gTAAGCAAGAATCAACCAATAGAAAGAGGAACAAGTCCAGTaatggaagaagaaacagATCCTGGACTTGGATTTGCTGCTTTGCATAGGCATTATGCATTAGCAAATTCATACAGAATTAAAGAAGAACCATCTGATAATGATCTTTTAGCTCTTCAAGAACTTCTCTCGTGA